A single region of the Anaerostipes rhamnosivorans genome encodes:
- a CDS encoding zinc-dependent alcohol dehydrogenase: MKMRRAVLYQQEDLRIEECEMPEIGDGDVLVKNKVSTTCGTDVKIYKRGYPLLKPPHPFGHEFSGVIARVGRNVKNFREGDRVAVHNTAPCGQCYYCKKGFPSMCEDMMFNRGTYAEYVKVPGRIVEQNMFILKDSISHKSASLMEPFSCAVYGIEECPIHLSDVVVVNGAGPIGLMFARLAVLRGAHVIVTDKAENRLELAKKLGVHEVLNISEIEDSVSAVKAMTEGSRGADIVIEATGLIGVWENSVKMARKAGFVLLFGGTKENSILHIDATLLHYSQITVKGAFHTTPRHVRSALELLEMGVIRSDDFIQNEYPLERLEEAVLEHAAQKVIKNCIVY, from the coding sequence ATGAAGATGAGAAGAGCTGTTTTGTATCAACAAGAAGATCTAAGAATTGAAGAATGCGAAATGCCTGAAATCGGGGACGGGGATGTACTTGTCAAAAATAAGGTTTCCACCACATGTGGGACTGATGTGAAAATATATAAAAGAGGGTACCCATTATTGAAGCCGCCTCATCCTTTTGGTCATGAATTCTCAGGCGTCATCGCCAGAGTGGGCAGAAATGTAAAGAATTTCAGGGAGGGAGACAGGGTAGCTGTGCACAATACAGCCCCCTGCGGCCAGTGTTATTACTGTAAAAAAGGGTTTCCGTCTATGTGTGAAGATATGATGTTTAACAGGGGAACCTATGCAGAATATGTGAAAGTACCGGGGAGAATCGTGGAGCAGAACATGTTTATACTAAAGGATTCCATTTCACATAAAAGCGCGTCACTGATGGAGCCGTTTTCCTGTGCTGTATACGGGATTGAAGAGTGCCCGATTCATTTAAGCGATGTGGTAGTGGTAAATGGGGCGGGTCCTATTGGCCTGATGTTTGCAAGACTAGCAGTTCTAAGAGGCGCACATGTGATCGTCACGGATAAAGCAGAGAATCGATTGGAGCTGGCAAAGAAACTGGGGGTCCATGAGGTATTAAATATTTCAGAGATTGAGGACAGTGTCAGTGCGGTAAAGGCGATGACCGAAGGCAGCAGAGGCGCAGATATTGTGATCGAGGCAACCGGCCTGATCGGCGTATGGGAAAACAGTGTCAAGATGGCCAGAAAAGCTGGTTTTGTCCTTCTGTTTGGGGGCACAAAGGAAAATAGTATCCTGCATATTGATGCGACCCTTCTGCATTATTCTCAGATAACGGTCAAAGGCGCATTCCATACAACGCCAAGACATGTCAGGAGTGCATTGGAATTGTTAGAAATGGGAGTGATCCGAAGCGACGATTTTATTCAAAATGAATATCCGCTTGAGAGGTTAGAAGAGGCGGTTCTTGAACATGCAGCCCAAAAGGTGATTAAAAACTGCATTGTTTACTAG
- a CDS encoding iron-containing alcohol dehydrogenase: MYSIKLGCEKMYWGKNAVQQLKTLNGPRKRAFIVMSGDILMEVGSYKKVTDILEEAGFEYEAYTEVEPEPSFQTILKGAEKMKAFEPDWIIGFGGGSAMDAAKAMWVFYENPSYKTLDETIPPNTIENLRVKAKVCCITTSAGTGSEATRAALIKDIEQKKKYSVRDMNGRLVPDVAVLDPEFTATMPKSLTAASGMDALTHAIESYVTPAANSFSKAMSLASFLYGYGSLVKAYENPEDEEARADMLAASCMGGIAFSNSGLGIVHGIAHSFGAEYGVPHGLANAIVLPYGLEYNSQDIQVKRMYDELAMYIGKASLADAVAELSEKIKIPKSMKEKVEEDIFVKNVDKLTQKAMGDVAAPFNPVSPTAEEMKKLILKVYYG, from the coding sequence ATGTATTCTATTAAACTTGGATGTGAAAAAATGTATTGGGGAAAGAATGCAGTGCAGCAGCTGAAAACATTAAATGGACCTAGAAAACGGGCATTTATTGTCATGAGCGGGGACATTCTTATGGAGGTTGGTTCTTATAAAAAAGTAACGGATATATTAGAAGAAGCTGGTTTTGAGTACGAAGCCTACACAGAGGTGGAACCGGAGCCAAGTTTTCAAACGATATTAAAGGGTGCGGAAAAAATGAAGGCCTTTGAGCCGGATTGGATCATTGGATTCGGCGGGGGATCGGCGATGGACGCAGCAAAAGCTATGTGGGTATTTTATGAGAATCCTTCCTACAAGACATTGGATGAGACGATTCCTCCGAATACGATTGAAAATCTGAGGGTAAAAGCAAAAGTCTGCTGTATTACCACGTCCGCCGGAACAGGTAGTGAGGCGACCAGGGCGGCTCTGATCAAAGATATTGAGCAGAAGAAAAAATATTCCGTCAGGGATATGAACGGAAGACTTGTCCCGGATGTGGCTGTTTTAGATCCTGAGTTTACGGCCACAATGCCAAAGAGTTTAACGGCTGCTTCGGGAATGGATGCCCTGACACATGCCATAGAGTCTTATGTGACCCCGGCTGCAAATTCATTTTCCAAGGCAATGTCATTGGCATCTTTTCTTTATGGGTATGGAAGTTTAGTAAAGGCGTATGAAAACCCGGAAGACGAAGAGGCAAGGGCGGATATGCTGGCGGCATCCTGTATGGGAGGAATTGCATTTTCTAATTCCGGATTAGGGATTGTCCATGGGATCGCACATTCCTTTGGAGCAGAATATGGAGTGCCTCATGGGCTTGCTAATGCAATTGTGCTTCCTTATGGTTTAGAATATAATAGCCAGGATATACAAGTAAAAAGAATGTATGATGAGCTTGCAATGTATATCGGAAAAGCTTCACTGGCAGATGCGGTTGCAGAGTTAAGTGAAAAGATAAAGATTCCAAAATCCATGAAAGAAAAAGTGGAGGAGGACATTTTTGTCAAGAATGTGGATAAGCTGACACAAAAAGCTATGGGTGACGTGGCAGCCCCATTTAATCCGGTTTCGCCGACAGCGGAAGAGATGAAAAAATTAATTCTCAAGGTATACTATGGGTAA
- a CDS encoding YiiX/YebB-like N1pC/P60 family cysteine hydrolase: MTSSKIKSILLIASLILFSATTVRADDTNNEVFNEEGIKSLEAAINKKPVVSENNTVNSNLLRANPKGYPERKGIILVTKDKYKGLIPTGHAAIIYSPNTVIESLSKGVTQGKNNWYKSKTTCYGVMAKRASLNQSASAAEWCKNKIGKPYNYNYLNVKTRKKFYCSQLVWAAFKDKYKINMNRSEYGAAVHPLELVASSETMLLYRK, from the coding sequence ATGACATCTTCAAAAATAAAAAGTATTTTATTAATAGCATCACTTATTTTATTTTCTGCAACAACTGTTAGGGCTGATGATACTAATAATGAAGTTTTCAATGAAGAAGGCATCAAATCACTTGAAGCCGCGATTAACAAAAAGCCGGTCGTTTCAGAAAATAACACTGTTAATAGTAACCTTCTAAGAGCTAATCCAAAAGGTTATCCTGAAAGAAAAGGGATCATTCTTGTGACCAAAGATAAATATAAAGGGTTAATTCCGACTGGGCATGCTGCAATCATATATAGCCCTAATACTGTAATAGAATCCCTAAGTAAAGGTGTGACGCAAGGAAAAAATAACTGGTATAAAAGTAAAACCACTTGTTATGGTGTAATGGCGAAAAGGGCGTCTTTAAATCAAAGTGCTTCAGCAGCAGAATGGTGCAAAAATAAAATAGGCAAACCTTACAATTATAACTATCTTAATGTGAAAACCAGAAAGAAATTTTATTGTTCCCAGTTAGTTTGGGCTGCCTTTAAAGACAAATATAAAATTAATATGAACCGATCAGAGTATGGAGCTGCAGTTCATCCTTTGGAGTTAGTTGCATCTTCAGAAACAATGCTACTCTACCGAAAATAG
- a CDS encoding AraC family transcriptional regulator produces the protein MEWISGLQNAIDYIESHLTEELDYQEVARQAYSSNFHFQRVFGILCGCTLGEYIRSRRLTLAGSELASTKCRVIDVALKYGYDSPESFSRAFTKFHGIRPSEARSHKARLRSFSRLSVKLILEGGTVMDYRIEEKDAFQVIAKKKRYTGGTEIGQQQIHRTWEECGKDGTIEALCSYIRPDGVFGEAVAGVCFDSPDKGDFDYAIAAAYDGSEVKEGFTIEEIPANTWMVFSCTGPLPGAFQDLMKKVYTEVFPTNRYQPSGGMCIELYPGDNVKSEDYTCELWFSVAAK, from the coding sequence ATGGAATGGATTTCCGGTCTTCAGAACGCAATTGATTATATAGAATCCCACTTGACGGAGGAGCTTGATTATCAGGAGGTCGCCCGGCAGGCATATTCCTCTAATTTTCATTTTCAGCGTGTATTTGGGATTCTCTGCGGCTGTACCCTGGGAGAGTATATCCGCAGCCGGAGGCTGACGCTAGCCGGCAGTGAACTGGCCTCCACAAAATGCCGGGTGATCGATGTCGCTCTGAAGTATGGCTACGACAGTCCTGAGAGTTTCAGCAGAGCTTTCACAAAGTTTCATGGAATCAGACCATCTGAGGCCAGATCCCACAAAGCAAGGCTGAGATCCTTTTCACGTCTCTCTGTAAAACTTATCTTAGAAGGAGGAACAGTGATGGATTATAGAATTGAGGAGAAAGATGCTTTTCAGGTGATCGCTAAGAAAAAGAGGTACACCGGAGGCACAGAGATCGGCCAGCAGCAGATTCATAGGACATGGGAGGAATGCGGCAAGGACGGCACAATCGAGGCATTGTGCAGTTATATCCGTCCGGATGGGGTCTTTGGCGAAGCAGTGGCGGGGGTATGTTTTGACAGCCCGGATAAAGGGGATTTCGATTATGCCATAGCTGCTGCATATGATGGCAGTGAAGTAAAGGAAGGATTTACGATAGAAGAGATACCGGCGAATACCTGGATGGTATTTTCCTGTACGGGACCTTTGCCGGGTGCTTTCCAGGATCTCATGAAGAAGGTCTATACAGAAGTGTTCCCTACAAACCGATATCAGCCGTCAGGCGGCATGTGTATTGAATTATATCCCGGGGACAATGTGAAGTCAGAAGATTACACCTGTGAATTGTGGTTTTCAGTAGCGGCAAAATAA
- a CDS encoding PadR family transcriptional regulator, which translates to MATIDLIVLGMIKAQPQSAYELQKNVEYRNISWWVKVSTPSIYKKVVQLEKKGYLLGEIVKEGKMPEKTVYHITDQGDKYFLTLMEEASGGMVRLFLDFNAVVMNLNFVSESKRAELIGRMEGGIQELREEIKEKSEERQHVPLTGKTILDQQMRLTEVLTEWITEFRQEYLQEGED; encoded by the coding sequence ATGGCGACAATTGATTTAATAGTATTGGGGATGATTAAGGCACAGCCTCAGAGTGCCTATGAGCTGCAGAAGAATGTTGAGTACAGGAATATTTCATGGTGGGTGAAGGTCAGTACCCCTTCAATCTACAAAAAGGTAGTACAGCTGGAAAAGAAGGGATATCTGTTAGGAGAGATTGTCAAGGAAGGGAAGATGCCGGAGAAGACGGTTTACCATATCACAGATCAGGGTGACAAGTATTTTCTCACGCTGATGGAAGAAGCTTCAGGAGGAATGGTGAGGCTGTTTTTGGATTTTAATGCGGTGGTAATGAACCTGAATTTTGTCTCAGAGAGCAAGAGAGCAGAGCTCATCGGCCGGATGGAAGGAGGGATTCAGGAACTTAGGGAAGAAATCAAAGAAAAAAGTGAGGAGAGACAGCATGTTCCATTGACGGGAAAGACCATCTTGGATCAGCAGATGCGCCTCACAGAGGTCCTCACCGAGTGGATCACAGAATTCCGGCAGGAATATCTGCAGGAAGGTGAGGATTGA
- a CDS encoding DUF3795 domain-containing protein — MFESRCGVCCNSCDRKEQVNCKGCLEMKLPFWGGECKVKACCEEKTLDHCGVCPEFPCEMLSTMGVDQGFDPEPKLRQCRIWSEENR; from the coding sequence ATGTTTGAGTCAAGGTGCGGAGTCTGCTGTAATTCTTGTGATAGAAAAGAGCAGGTCAACTGTAAGGGATGCCTGGAGATGAAGCTTCCGTTTTGGGGAGGTGAATGTAAAGTGAAGGCCTGCTGCGAGGAAAAGACGCTTGATCACTGCGGGGTCTGTCCAGAGTTTCCGTGTGAGATGCTTTCTACAATGGGGGTAGATCAAGGATTTGACCCTGAGCCTAAGCTTCGGCAGTGCAGGATCTGGTCGGAGGAAAACCGCTGA
- a CDS encoding class II fructose-bisphosphate aldolase, translating to MYTSLNRVLKKADELNMAVGAFNTHSLEMLPAIISAAKEQGTPVIIQTSVGTANYVGHRNLVSVCESMSDQAGIDVVLHLDHAKEYQDIKEAIDAGYSSVMFDGSSLPLKENILKTQQIIEYAKKHDVSVEAELGIVGGTEDGVAASEAEVKYTDPEEAVTFVQKTGIDALAVAIGTNHGQYKSKTNINFERLKEIKEAVDLPLVIHGGTGVKDEDVRKVIDLGIRKFNVGTELLVTWTKKSKELFGHTSENASLRNNVVPCIEAVNEVVQGKIKLFKNLN from the coding sequence ATGTATACAAGTTTAAACAGAGTTCTGAAAAAAGCAGATGAATTAAATATGGCAGTAGGAGCATTTAACACCCATAGCCTGGAAATGCTTCCGGCGATTATTTCAGCGGCAAAGGAGCAGGGTACTCCGGTCATTATACAGACCAGTGTGGGAACGGCAAACTATGTGGGGCACAGAAATCTGGTATCTGTGTGTGAAAGCATGTCAGACCAGGCGGGAATTGATGTTGTGCTCCACTTGGATCACGCAAAAGAGTATCAAGATATCAAAGAAGCAATTGATGCAGGATATAGTTCTGTCATGTTCGATGGATCTTCCCTGCCTCTGAAAGAAAATATTTTAAAGACACAGCAGATTATTGAATATGCAAAAAAGCATGATGTCTCTGTGGAGGCAGAACTGGGCATCGTAGGCGGTACTGAAGACGGGGTGGCGGCCTCCGAGGCAGAGGTTAAGTACACCGATCCGGAAGAAGCGGTCACTTTTGTACAGAAGACAGGGATTGACGCACTGGCTGTGGCCATTGGGACGAATCACGGACAATATAAATCTAAGACCAACATTAACTTTGAACGTCTCAAGGAGATCAAAGAGGCGGTGGACCTGCCGCTGGTCATTCATGGAGGTACTGGAGTTAAGGATGAAGATGTAAGAAAGGTCATTGACCTTGGTATCCGGAAATTCAATGTGGGTACAGAGCTCCTGGTAACATGGACAAAAAAATCAAAAGAGCTTTTCGGACATACTTCAGAAAATGCATCTCTGCGGAATAACGTTGTCCCATGTATTGAGGCAGTCAACGAAGTAGTCCAGGGCAAGATCAAACTATTTAAAAATCTCAATTAA
- a CDS encoding zinc-dependent alcohol dehydrogenase family protein has translation MRAGYYTGDRTYEVREIPEREPKGDEVKIEVAWCGLCGTDIHKFEGKNGASPVIPPIILGHECSGIVTAVGPDVQYFKPGDRVAADPSFGCGKCIYCQQGLPNFCLERHGVAKGFSDYVYPPEQNVYKVSEDLDLRDAAFAEPLSCVIHGLDLIQIQGGATVAIYGLGSIGSLMLQMVKLSGASRIIVVEREPEKQKLALELGADYAVDDREIEQLAERLNIDYVIECIGLKQTMEQSFRIAGKNSKVLLFGLGDPDQPILMNQFEAYTKELSIYTSYLNPHTTKRAVALLESGKLNTDAIISASLSLEEMEEELKTQENAKKGKVMVRLSGKH, from the coding sequence ATGAGAGCAGGTTATTATACAGGAGACAGAACCTATGAGGTGAGAGAGATCCCGGAACGGGAGCCGAAGGGTGATGAAGTAAAGATTGAAGTGGCCTGGTGCGGTTTGTGCGGAACGGATATACATAAATTTGAGGGGAAGAATGGGGCAAGTCCCGTCATCCCGCCAATCATTCTGGGACATGAGTGCTCAGGTATCGTGACAGCCGTAGGACCGGATGTCCAATACTTTAAGCCAGGAGACCGGGTAGCGGCAGATCCCAGCTTTGGCTGTGGGAAATGTATTTACTGCCAGCAGGGACTTCCGAACTTCTGCCTTGAACGGCATGGGGTGGCAAAGGGATTTTCCGATTATGTCTACCCTCCGGAGCAGAACGTCTATAAAGTTTCAGAAGACCTTGACTTAAGAGATGCGGCTTTTGCAGAGCCTCTGTCCTGTGTGATCCATGGACTGGATTTGATTCAGATACAGGGCGGAGCTACAGTGGCTATTTATGGTCTTGGATCTATTGGAAGCCTCATGCTGCAAATGGTGAAATTGTCAGGAGCATCCCGGATTATTGTGGTCGAGAGGGAGCCGGAAAAGCAGAAGCTGGCACTGGAACTGGGAGCGGATTATGCGGTTGATGACAGAGAGATTGAACAGCTCGCAGAGAGATTGAACATTGATTATGTCATTGAATGTATCGGTCTTAAGCAGACCATGGAGCAGTCATTTAGGATTGCAGGCAAGAACTCAAAGGTCCTGCTGTTTGGCCTGGGTGATCCTGACCAGCCGATCCTGATGAATCAGTTTGAAGCCTATACAAAGGAGCTCAGCATTTATACATCATACTTAAACCCGCATACAACAAAACGCGCGGTAGCATTACTGGAGAGCGGAAAGTTGAATACAGATGCGATCATCAGCGCAAGCCTTTCTCTGGAAGAGATGGAAGAGGAATTAAAAACACAGGAAAATGCAAAAAAAGGGAAAGTAATGGTCCGCTTGAGCGGGAAACATTAA
- a CDS encoding PTS system mannose/fructose/sorbose family transporter subunit IID: MVLSAVLVALLATMGQWWFFGPVTKCLVYPLTTGLLTGIFMGDPMTGMLAGANIQLIYLGWISAGGTMPSNTIVAGIFGTAMTILSGASPTMAVTFAIPFSMFGLLLNQIYMTVNSFWIHRADAMLDNGNINGVRWMNFLPSCLVAFVLYGIPAFALVMSGKSWGTALINAIPKSLVSALQVVGGIMPALGIAMLLNYLGKKKLVPYFFAGFFLTIYLKLDIMAIAIFAAIIAIVMFMSDNKKEEGTKKVKRLTLKKNEERADYTEEASVKDYKKKLSKKDLVKTWMATTSTEACYNYERLQALGIANLMLGPIKRLYESSEDRVRELKKYMVFYNSEVFTIGPIINGITVSMEEARANGESVSAEDINSVRTGLMGPVAGIGDTVMQGILFPILAGIGCTMALDRNYIGPVFFTILFEVLIFTCGYFMFMNGYKYGKSTLLKILKNGVIDKVTNAFSVVGLMVVGCMAATRITVNTPFKVSVGSGVVKFQEILNSLLPGLIPLVITLVVWKLVSKKINVTWIVVGIFVIGIAASYLGLLGFVG; this comes from the coding sequence ATGGTACTTTCAGCAGTTTTAGTAGCTTTGCTGGCAACAATGGGGCAATGGTGGTTTTTCGGCCCGGTGACAAAATGTCTGGTATATCCGCTGACAACCGGGCTTCTGACAGGAATCTTCATGGGAGATCCCATGACAGGAATGCTTGCCGGGGCCAACATCCAGCTGATTTATCTGGGATGGATCTCCGCAGGGGGAACTATGCCGAGCAATACCATCGTGGCGGGCATCTTCGGAACGGCAATGACAATTCTTTCAGGGGCGAGTCCCACAATGGCAGTTACCTTTGCGATTCCGTTTAGCATGTTCGGGCTTTTGCTGAACCAGATCTATATGACGGTAAATTCCTTCTGGATTCACAGAGCCGATGCCATGCTGGACAATGGAAATATCAACGGAGTACGGTGGATGAATTTTCTGCCCTCTTGTCTGGTGGCGTTCGTATTATACGGCATTCCCGCTTTTGCTCTGGTCATGTCAGGGAAATCGTGGGGTACGGCATTGATCAATGCCATTCCTAAGAGTCTTGTATCCGCGCTGCAGGTTGTGGGAGGGATCATGCCTGCACTTGGAATTGCTATGTTGCTTAACTATCTTGGAAAGAAAAAATTGGTCCCTTACTTTTTTGCAGGATTTTTCCTTACCATCTATCTAAAACTGGATATCATGGCCATCGCAATCTTTGCGGCAATCATTGCAATCGTCATGTTTATGTCCGATAATAAAAAAGAAGAAGGAACGAAAAAGGTAAAACGCCTGACCTTGAAAAAGAACGAAGAACGTGCAGATTATACTGAGGAGGCTTCTGTAAAGGATTATAAGAAGAAGCTTTCAAAGAAGGACCTGGTTAAAACCTGGATGGCCACTACCAGCACAGAAGCCTGTTATAATTATGAGCGCCTCCAGGCCCTTGGTATTGCAAACCTGATGCTCGGTCCGATCAAGCGTCTCTATGAATCAAGCGAGGACCGTGTAAGGGAGTTAAAGAAGTATATGGTATTTTATAATTCTGAGGTTTTTACCATCGGGCCGATCATCAACGGCATCACGGTTTCTATGGAGGAGGCACGGGCAAACGGAGAGAGTGTGTCTGCAGAAGATATTAATTCCGTCCGCACCGGTCTCATGGGGCCGGTGGCAGGAATCGGAGATACGGTTATGCAGGGAATCCTGTTCCCGATTTTAGCGGGTATTGGCTGCACCATGGCTCTGGACCGGAATTACATCGGACCTGTTTTCTTCACTATTTTATTTGAAGTCCTGATCTTTACCTGTGGTTACTTCATGTTTATGAATGGTTACAAATACGGGAAGTCAACACTGCTGAAAATCCTGAAAAATGGTGTTATTGATAAAGTTACCAATGCATTCAGCGTTGTAGGGCTGATGGTTGTGGGATGTATGGCGGCTACAAGGATCACAGTCAACACTCCATTTAAGGTTTCTGTTGGAAGCGGAGTGGTGAAGTTCCAGGAAATCCTCAATTCACTGCTTCCGGGATTGATTCCTTTAGTCATCACACTGGTCGTATGGAAACTAGTTTCTAAGAAGATCAATGTCACATGGATTGTAGTGGGTATCTTTGTCATTGGAATTGCAGCATCATATTTAGGACTTCTGGGATTTGTAGGATAG
- a CDS encoding PTS sugar transporter subunit IIA, translating into MIHIILVSHGHFCQGLLESLTMVAGEQEAVSAVPLLPGEAPEAYRAKLLKEIEEHESKEGTLILSDVTGGTPFNSTGYLAKDHKIGLVSGMNMPMLITLVFARTGESTLDELIGAATSPEALAVKGMNLSEGGKKKHGKLSLNKN; encoded by the coding sequence ATGATACATATCATTTTAGTAAGCCACGGACATTTCTGCCAGGGACTTCTGGAGAGTTTAACCATGGTGGCAGGGGAACAGGAGGCAGTTTCGGCTGTCCCTCTTCTTCCAGGAGAGGCGCCGGAAGCCTATCGGGCAAAGCTTTTAAAGGAAATCGAGGAACATGAGTCAAAAGAAGGGACCCTAATTTTATCGGATGTGACCGGGGGAACACCGTTTAACAGCACTGGATATTTAGCAAAAGACCATAAGATCGGACTTGTCTCAGGCATGAACATGCCGATGCTGATCACGCTCGTGTTTGCAAGGACTGGGGAGAGTACACTGGACGAACTGATCGGAGCTGCCACATCACCGGAGGCACTGGCAGTGAAAGGAATGAATTTAAGTGAAGGAGGTAAGAAAAAGCATGGAAAACTTAGTCTTAACAAGAATTGA